Part of the Citrus sinensis cultivar Valencia sweet orange chromosome 2, DVS_A1.0, whole genome shotgun sequence genome, CTCAGATCTGAATACGGTGACGGTTTCGTTGTTGATTTGCGAAGATGTTTTGGCGTATGGCGGGATTGTCCACTGCGTCTCcagtgagttttttttttttttttgctgtttCACTTTTTGAATCTTGATCTGTGTAGGCATTTGGTTTTGTTTATACATATACGGGAGAACATCATTTGCATATtggatttcattattttaatcgGATAATAGTATTGCATTTTATGCTATCTGTTATTTTCTCTTTGATGTTTAGTTGCTGAGGAAATTGAGGATATTTGAATGAATTATGCACATTTGCGATATTCAAAGAAGCATAGAACTGAAGATTTTGTGGATTAGTGTAACCTACTCTCATTTTGAATTGAAAGACTCCTTAGGTTTGGGTTTCGTTATAGAATAAATTTACATTTGACTTATTGGATGTGATTCTAGAAGCCATTATTCTAGCATTCTAGCAGTCTGCGAAATAAACGCTGCTAGCTTTAAGTTGAGAGGGCAAAATAGGATTCTGTGAAATGATTTATTGGATTACAGTAGGAGATAGGAAGAAATATAATGAATTGTGATATGATTGGAGATATAGGAGTGGTGGGATGTTCTTTGtttcctattaaaaaaaaaaaaagagtcatgGGATGTATGCTATTTGACTTTACTGATAGTGTTTTCCTGGTATTCTTTTAAGTTGCTTTTATCTATTGTACAATCAGAATGCTGAAATGCAAATCTTCTTGGTATGATAATAGTACACTATATATCTTGCATTGTCTTTAATGACGGCTTGTAAACCTTTGTATCTTTATAAAGTGAGGTCTACAGAGTCAAAATTGTATAGGCCACTGATGAAGGAGGAATTGAAATCTGAGGTGGTTTTACGATTAATAATTGTGACCGCTGAGCATTCGATCATCATTTTTGCTGGATTTTGCTTCTGTGACGAGcatctattaatttttgttgtactTCCGTGTATTTTTTCCCATTAATTAGATTAAGAAATTAGTAAGATATATGAGCTAGGTCTTGCTTGCTATTTCTTAATCCATTTCCTTAAGCCTTTTGAGTCTGAGAACATTATTAGCCTCTGTATTTCAGTAGAACAATGAAGGGAGGAGATATTTTGTTGCCTTGAGGTTTGACTTCTGTGTTGTCTAATTCAAACTTAATTTAGGACTGTTTGTTGTTAGAATTCTtcctaaaagaaattaaattagcaatatcttttcttctttgaaaatCCTTGTTCTTGCAAAATAGATGTTCTAATACAATTATAGTTTCTTGCTACATTATTATGGCTTCTTAAATGGTTGGTTTTATTGTATAATTTGACAATTTAAATGTACCATTTCCTATTCACTTATGAGCCATAAAAGACTGTTTCCTGTCTTTGTCTCATTAAGTTGGAAGCAGTTGTGATGTACTTACAAGTTCAATTGTTGTTCTTCAACCTCTGGATGGCAGAGGATGATTTGAACACTCACCATTGGATTGTCAATGTCATCTTTAtcacttttctatttttctgtCTTGACAAGTTGACAAATATATGGACATAAGATAAgtttgaacattttttttttttgtgtttttatttcatcTAATTGCAGGTGGAGACAATTTTGGATAAGGAAAATTTTACGTTGGAGGAGCTTCTTGACGAGGATGATATAATTCAAGAATGCAAAGCTTTGAACGGTCGTCTTATCAATTTGTaagaaaacttttttttttttaaagatcttcTTAATATATGTTTAGTTTTTGGACATTTTACTCTTGCTGATTCTTTCGTTTATTGCCTGCACTTCTCAGcagtttttatcttttattttattggctAAGGTGATAATTGTGTTCAGTTGATATTTGCTTCAGCCTACAGATTCCTCTTCTAGATTATATCCTTCATTAGTTGATCCTTATTTCTGTCTTTCAGTTTACGAGAAAGGGCTCAGGTTGAACAACTTATTCAATATATTGTGGTTGAAGCTCCTGAGGATGCGGAGAAGAGGAGAACTTTCAAGTAGGTTTGATGGATGAACTCGTAAATCTTGTTTCCACATTTTCTGGTATACCAGGTTGGATTACTGTTGATATTGCTTTTTTTGTTGTTCAAATAGGTTTCCTTTTGTTGCATGTGAGATTTTTACTTGTGAAGTTGATATTATCCTTAAGACGCTGGTAGAGGATGAAGAGGTAAAAAGTCTGTCTTGTGTcactttattttatgttttaaaggTTAAGTGACTGAACTGTCTGGtaatttgttgttttcttgTCAGTTGATGAATttgttattttcctttttggaACCGAAAGACTCCCATAGCACGTTGTTGGCTGGGTACTTCAGCAAGGTATATCATATTGAACTCTTAAGATAATAGCATATCAAGTGAAAGTAAATGTAATTCTTATACCTTTCGTTTCAGGTTATCTGTGTATTAAGTTATAATCCTATTTGTCTCATGTTgccttaatttctttttcctagGTTGTTATTTGCCTATTATTGCGGAAGACGGTTCCTTTAATgcattatattaaagtaagtTAAGGTTTccaatttatttgattttatatctCTTTCTGCTTAATTTGTGAATTGTGAAATATCTGTGTACAAACAACATGGTATAAAGTCCTTCTGATGCATATCAATGAAATATACCTTTAAAGGATGcagatttaacttttataattcACTCATTTTTGCACTCTGTAGAGTTTAGTAAAtactttttttgttcttttttttttcccgttCTAGGCGGTGATCTATCTTTGTTCTCTCTTTAATTTGATTGACTAGTTTGAGTGTTCCATTCCAAAACCCTGTTAATTGCTGTAGCTGCATGCCCCTCACCTCTTTTTGTTATAAAAGAGTGTGATGGAGGGCAATGGAATATCGCAGTCTGCAAATAGAGCTACTATCTATCCTCTCTGCCTGAGTTTTGCGGTCTTTGAGTTCAGCAATCATGAGAAATGTGGGATTGCAGTAGTTCTGGATGTGTCCTGATTATTTGATGACAAATTCATATTGAATTGGTTTCCTTTGGTTGAAGGTTGAAatccttgttttttttttttttccagctAAACAATAAGAAATGTAAATCTATGGGAACTGAAGCAAGTTGTTAGCATTGTGATCTTTATCTGAACTGAAACTAAACAATTCCGATAAGATAAGTTAGTGAAAAATGCGTTCTTATTTAGACATGAGAATATGACTACTGGCTGTTGCTTATTTAGGGATATTCGTCCTATGTGAAGTTAGAATTACTTTTACTTTGGGAGGTTGGACCAGGTGTATTGGGAATATGTTGCACTGATGGTTGTCTTTTTATATGAATATGAATTAGTAGTGTTGCATACATTTAAGAGATACAAAGTTGCCTTTGATTGCCATCAGATTGTAATATTTCTAATCTTTTGGGCAATCTTAATGTTTATGTTTCGAGGGTATTGCAATAATACAAATTAGGAAAGagcttgtttgtttttgttttgattttctttttcccctaGGTAAGTTGTAAGAAATTTGGGGCTGAGTTTATGGATGGTGTATTTTAAGAATACCATTGAATTGTCTGTTTGAGTACATTACTTGAACTGGCCCATACCAATTGATCTGAAATGCGTTTCTGTCAAGTTTTTGTACTTTCAATAATGATGGCAAATgctttttctcttcatttggCTGGAGATGCTGATCACTGCACTTTATGCTTCATATATGGTATAAAGCTGTTTCTTGCCTTCAATGAGTTGGCACATTTTTGTTCCATTCTGATGTGTAGAGAGCTGATCTGCTGTTTTTGCACTGTAATTTCAGGCTCATCAAGAAATTATGGCACGATTAGTTGACTTGATTGGTATTACGTCCATCATGGAGGTTGGTTGTCTTTCATCTTTGTTTGTTGCTTCTGGTATATAAACTTTTTGCTAAAGGTTATTCATTGTTACTTTTAGTTACAGCTGTCTTAAGTTTGTAGTGTATAACATTTGAATGCCATTTCTTGCCAAAAAGGTTTTAATACGTCTTATTGGTGCTGATGAGCACATGTACACAAACTTTACTGAATCAATGCAATGGATAGAGGATACAAATGTGCTGGAGATGATTGTGGACAAGTTCAGCTCTTCAGTAAGATCCTTTAAATGTTTTTAGTAATTCAGtcattcattattttattggttattttgattatttatggTCATGAATTGTCAAATTTATTGGATGGCTGGAGAGAAACTCTGCAGTCTTAATTTCCTTCCTTCACGCTTTCTTTCTTATGGAAGGATTCATGCGTATTTATGTTTCTGATGATACAGCTCTTTTACAATGGGAGTTATCACtcccttatttatttatattgttgtAATACATTTATGTTTGCATGGTCCTCATATTGGAGACTTTTGGAAATATTCAACATTAGATATATGATATCACAATTCAAAGAATATCTAGATGATATTCAATGTTTATTGCCTTTGATAGTATCCTTCCTTCTCGCTGCTAGCATTTGTAAAAGTTTACATGCTATTTGCATAATCTGGCCTTTTTTGGTTATCACACTGTGAGCTAATGTTCATATAATCtatgtatatatttctttttcaggaTTCTCCAGAGGTGCATGCAAATGCAGCTGAAACACTGTGTTCTATAACACGATCTGCCCCCCCGGCTCTTGCTGCTAAAATTTCTAGCCCAAagtattctttcttttttcttctgtgGTTGCTTGCTTAACTGCTTTTATTATGTCTTACATccttgatatttattatttactatttgctttttcttgtGCTTTCATGCAGTTTTATAGGGAGGTTATTTCGTCATGCCTTGGAAAATTCTCGCCCGAAATCTGTTCTGGTTAACTCATTGTCTATCTGCATATCTTTGTTAGACCCTAAGAGGCTAACATTGGGAACATATTACATGTTCAACCGCCAGCTGACTCATGGGTCCACAGTTACTGTCAATCCCGAGACAGTTGAGGGAATGCTAGGTAGACTAGGTAAGGTTGAACTCTGTTAAACAGTTTCACAATTGTTGTCCCGATCATATATGAGGGATGCTCCTTTTGCAAGAAGGATATTGCAtgatatattttaagaaatgttTGTATGGCTTGCAATTGATGTGATGCTGTTGACAGATTGatgtttgttttcttaatttctttctttttctctgaataaatatttatgagcAGGATGGTCCTAACCTAGCATCTTTTCTgattgttaaatatattatgttaATGTGTTTTTGGACTTGGACTGGTTATATATTTGAACTAGGAAATAGAACCGCACTTCGTgcggctttaaaaaaaaattagtattaatttttttttattttaagtttgtattagaatatctatttattaaatgagttaaatacaatcaaattaattatgagaagatgaaaaggcaaatctaaaaaaaaaatctctatttattagataatagagaatatacaaagaaacaaaatggtgatgccacatcacctccttaAGTCctagctttatatatatatatagatattttgAGATAATTAACAAGTTCTGGGGCCAACTTTCACATCTGCAGGTGATTTGCTAAAACTTCTGGATGTGTCGTCTGAGGAGAGTTCTTTATTAACTACATACGGCAAGTTACAGCCACCCCTCGGAAAACATCGCCTGAAGGTAATTTTCAAAAGACTCTTCTAGTGCTTAGTGTCCTGTGaggatttatatatttattttttctcctaGTATGACTGATTATcgtaattttgttattaaaaatgtgCTCAAATAGGCAAACCAGTTATGTCACCAATGAAATATTTTCGACTGTATGCTGATAAGTAACTTGCTTCTCGGTACTGACTATTGCTTGAATTTGGATGTTTTCAGATTGTCGAGTTCATTTCAGTGTTATTGACAGTTGGTAGTGAAGCAGCTGAGAAGGAATTAATTCGTCATGGAGCAGTGAGAAGGATATTGGATTTGTTCTTTGAGTAAGTTCAGATTTTAAGGTCTAAACTTTAGAACTCTGCTGTGCAATCAAGGTTGTTTGGACCCAGGGCTCATTGTTTGGTTTAATTGTGAGTGTAGGTACCcgtacaataattttttgcatCATCATGTCGAGAATATTATCTTATCATGTTTGGAGTGCAAAAATGCACCCCTTATTGAACACCTTCTTCATGAATGCAATCTGGTTGGGAAAATACTTGAGGCTGAAAAGAACTTCACCTTGAAAGATTCAAATAAGGTAATTGCCCACTCATCTTTAAGTTACtatcatttaattattggATTGTTTCTTAGtatgctttttgtttttctttgtatttttacttttatcttTCCTATCATGTACTTGTTACTTTTATGCTGTATACTTTGGATACCCTGATCAGAATTAGTTTATTCCATTCTTCCACAGCCAACAGTCCCTGCTGAGGGTAGATTGCCGCCCAGGATTGGAAATATTGGACACTTAACACGTATATCTAACAAACTTATTCAGCTTGGAAATAACAACAGTGAAATTCACGCATATTTGCAGGTTATTACTGAATCTTGAGTATTCTTCTTATTAGTTACAGTGAGTGGCAAGATTGCTTATTCTTGAAATGCTTTCTTGCTTGTGGGTTGTCAAAGTTAGGAGTTAGTACTGTCCCTCTGCTCTGCTCTTTAAGCTTGCTTAAAGTGATAGCAAAACCTTGTAGAGTTCCCAAATATTGTTGACAGTTGTTTCCGAATGTGAATTTTGCTTCCACAGGAGAACAGTGAATGGAATGATTGGCAAATAAATGTTCTATCAAAGCGTAACACACTGGAAAACATATATCAGTGGGCTTGTGGGTAGGTTCCTTATTTTCATGCAATGTTCTGTTGCTCTCACATCATAGTAATGCAGACCAACTGTCATCATTTCTGCTTTTATGAAGCTGAAGTATATATAGCTGTTTTAAAGTTTATGCTTCGTATTTTGGATTATTTCAACatacaaatttaatgattGCTGTCTTCAGATATTTTGTATATTACCAGCCATCACATGCTTGGATCTATGTTTGGAATTTTCATTGTGTTGTTTGATTATGATTAAAATGGAATCATATGATGCTCTACTATAGTATTGTGTTTCAGTGATGTTTTAATGTCTCAGTATTCAAACTCTGTTTCAGGATATGCTTTGGCTTGTTGCTTCATGTTACTTAAGTTGGCTTTGGAATATTGTCTGTGGGTTTTGTTATGGACTATTTATATTATCTGATCCTCATAATCGGGAGGGTCAAATAGATGTGGATCATTTTAATGTGTTATTACCCTAGCTTAATGGTGATATGATACATTAGGATGCCTGATCTATCTATTGTTCTCTTTTGTGCATCCTGGGAAATTGTTGCTTGGTGAAGCatgattatttattagatCTAAAATCTGTTATTATATAACTGTTAACTGTGTAATTCATGCATTTTTGGATGATTTATGCATATTActtgttattaacaattttgACCTGCAAGGTTTTGGAAGCTGCTggtggctttttttttttttttttgagtttagTAATTGTGACTTGATGTTATGTGTGAATATAtattcatcattttatttgttgtggCAGGAGACCAACGGCTCTACATGACCGAGGTAGAGATAGCGACGATGATGATTACCAAAATAGAGATTATGATGTTGCAGCACTGGCAAATAACTTGAGTCAGGCCTTCCGATATGGCATTTACAGCAATGATGACGTTGATGAGGTGccttttaagtttttctcaaaaaattcCGTCCAATTGATTACTTTCTtattttgggggggggggggggggggcaatTGTATGCTactatccttttttttccaaattgaaaaatcctATATTAAGATTGAATTTCCAACTTAGAGCTCCACAAGTGTTGTAATCCCAACTTGAAAACTTTGAATCGGAACGTCAaacataaaacttgaaatttaatCTGTTCAGTAGTAAATCCCTTAATGTGCTAGGTGTATCTGTGCTAGGTCAATTGTATGCTactatccttttttttccaaattgaaaaatcctATATTAAGATTGAATTTCCAACTTAGAGCTCCACAAGTGTTGTAATCCCAACTTGAAAACTTTGAATCGGAACGTCAaacataaaacttgaaatttaatCTGTTCAGTAGTAAATCCCTTAATGTGCTAGGTGTATCTGTGCTTCCCTGCCAGCTgtgatgttatttttttttctggttcttaataaaacattataGCATTGGCTAATATACAATTTGATTCTTACGGATTTTTCTACTGTCAAGgtcacttcattttcttttgtttatgttACTTTTTTGCTAACTTGCATAATTCTTTCTGCAATGTTTGGGAATATCCCATTTCATTAAGCCACTTTGTCAACCTGGCAGTAGTTATTAATTGCTTGCTTATGGTTTTCAGGCACAAGGCTCACTTGAACGAGATGATGAGGTACGtcttgtatatatattttatgcttaatttttcaatcctgAAGGGACTAACTTGCTAGAAATTGGAGCAGGGCTCTACCTGTTCCTTTCTCTTAACTAAACCAATCTCTTTACCTCAAATAATGTTTTATTGATCCTTACTTCattatcttttcttatttttattattatttttttgttttgataaagACACTACGAATATATGTATTGCCAAATAATGGACAAAATGCATACTAGTAGTGGACCATGTATCCatcaaaaatcaatcaaagctATGCAAAACAGTATCAATCCCCAAAAGTCTGAATTAAGCCAAAAGAGACTGCCTAACCTTATACAAAAATGAGCAGAATACACTCTAAATACTTAAAACTGCCATCCTATTAAgatgaatgaagaaaaatgaattgtCCTGGAAATCCTGTCACCGACACCCAAAGCGAAGGTAAGGTGGACTCTATCCTGGAAGCTATCATAAGTTCATAACTGTCCCCTCTTGACTCTTTGAAAATtctactgttttttttttcattccaaATCAACCAGCTGAAACTGCACTTCTCCAAAGAGTCTTAGCTTTTCTCCCTTTCTCAATCCCTTTCCCAAAAGCATCAATGCTCTCCATTAACAAAGCTTCACAAGAACATGGAATAGCCCAAGATAAATTTGCTTCTTTGCATAATTTTCCCCATGGTCTAGGAGCAACCTCacaatgaagaaacaaatgatTAGTATTCTCGTCACTTCTACTCATCACAGATCATGAAGGCGAGAGGCACATGGATACTTGAGCTAAAGCCCAAAGAAAGAATCGAATTTTGGGTGGGGGTTTCGGGGGTGGGGGGTTGGGGGGTGTTGTGTGGGTGTGTGGGGGTTAGGATCTTCTAGCTTTCCATATCGCCCTGAATGCTTTGAACTCTTCCATTGAATCATCATCAATTAGCCATCCAAATATAAGCAAATATTTTCAGTCTCATATTTAGTGCAGAAAGAACACTGTGTAAGAGGATGTTTGTGTATGGATGGAACTAAGAGCTTAGGGGGAAGAGGTAGGACTAGACAAACAAGCCAGCCATTCGCCCTATGTAAACTAGAGTATGGAAGTGGAACTCAATCCAGTCTGCTCTGGTCTCATCCAGAAAGCTCTCTAACACTAACTAGTACTAAACTCTCTTTAGCCTATCTGTCCTCTTCGCTACCTCTCAACACTAAACTAGTCGCTTAGCTTTTCTAACAAAGCAAGTAGCTAGCGTATCTCTTCCCTCTTCGAGCCAACCGTTCACTTCCTCTAACGAGTGAGGAAACTTAATGTCGGCAACATGTGAAAGTCAGTATGGATCTTCTTATTCAGGAATGTATCTAAGATGAGTCACAATGTAGCTAGATGAATCCAGAATGGGGGTGGTGGTTTTTTAGGATATGGCAGAAGTTTGGTGGATACCATATTATTGTTTGAGcagtagtttttcttttaagaccTATTGGCGCATCAGCGTCATTAGATATTTGGTAGATGTACaagaaatgtatatttattctttatttaaaaagtttgcaattaaaaacttgttgtgaaaGGAAAAAGAGGATATTTGTTAACTTACCTTTTATGTTTTCTGAAACCATAAATGCACAACTTCTGCTgtgctacttttttttttttctacttttttttttaacttctccCTACTTGCTTATTTGTGAGAAAGGGcaaatttttgtgaatatgAGAAGTTTCTTATGGAGAAAATTAGCAGGATGTCTACTTTGATGATGAATCTGCTGAAGTTGTTATTTCTTCTCTGCGTCTGGGAGATGATCAAGAAAGGTAGGTCGAAAGCTTTATCTGACCTTCCTTTCAGCTAAAATGTTTATTTGTGTTAATGaaggttttttttatttgtatttcaGTGGATCGCTTTTTACAAATTCGAATTGGTTTGCTTTTGAGGATGACCGTGTTTCCCATGAGCGTGCTGCTGGATCACTGGCTTCTCCATCACCTAATATTGAGGAGACTGGTGTTACTAATGGTGGAGGTCATGATCAGGTTACTGTCGGTGAAGATGATTTGGATGATACTGCAACATCTGCTGCAGTACCAGTATCAAAGTCGGAAGATTCTGATGTTGGGAAGCTGCCTAATGATTCTGTGGAAACTGGATCGTGTACAACTGAGAAACCGCCTACGTGGGTTGAATGGCGGGAGAGACCGGATTCCAGTAATCCATCGAGTGCTGATGAACCTGTTAGTATTCCGAATGGTGAGCTGCAAGATCAGGGTGGTAATGGTGATGTAGATGTTCCTGAGCCTTCTCCCTCATCCTCCAACACAGAAGATGCTAACATAACTACTACGGGTGAACTATCTAAATCAATAGATGAAAACCCCAGTTCGAAACCTTCCGAGCCATCAGAATCAGGCACTCCTTCCGAGCCAGCAGAATCAGGCACTCCTTCCGAGCCAGCAGAATCAGGCACTCCTTCCGAGCCAGCAGAATCAGGCACTCCTTCTAATCCATCGGAATCAGGCTGTCCTTCCGAGCCTTCAGAATCAGTCGATGGGAATCATCCAAGTTCAGACCCTGCTGCTACTGAGGTAGTGAAGACGGTTGCAAAAGCTGAAGGCACTCCTGAAGTGACCAAGGATGACAAAGATGTGGTCAACGAAGCAGAAAACTGATGTAAATTCGCCAGAATCAGTTAATTGGGCTAACTCAATGCTTCACTCTATGGATAAGGTATGAGGATGAATATCAAGAGAGACTTGGTGACTGCTTTTAGAGCCTTTTGTACATGTTACTTTGGCTCCTTGTTCTTGAAGTAGGCCTGATGATTCTTTTCTCCCATCCATGGGAAATTTTGAGTTCCTAGTGCCGCCAACATTGAAGTGAAAGGGGGAAGAGCAGGTTCTGATTTGCAAACTTTTCTAGCAACTATTACAACATTTAATCGAATACTTAGCTTCTAGGTTCTCTAGCTAGGTGattcaaaaaatgaaagtgtCACGCACGTGGAGTTTCAACAATAAtc contains:
- the LOC102629725 gene encoding uncharacterized protein LOC102629725 isoform X1; the protein is MFWRMAGLSTASPVETILDKENFTLEELLDEDDIIQECKALNGRLINFLRERAQVEQLIQYIVVEAPEDAEKRRTFKFPFVACEIFTCEVDIILKTLVEDEELMNLLFSFLEPKDSHSTLLAGYFSKVVICLLLRKTVPLMHYIKMLITALYASYMAHQEIMARLVDLIGITSIMEVLIRLIGADEHMYTNFTESMQWIEDTNVLEMIVDKFSSSDSPEVHANAAETLCSITRSAPPALAAKISSPNFIGRLFRHALENSRPKSVLVNSLSICISLLDPKRLTLGTYYMFNRQLTHGSTVTVNPETVEGMLGRLGDLLKLLDVSSEESSLLTTYGKLQPPLGKHRLKIVEFISVLLTVGSEAAEKELIRHGAVRRILDLFFEYPYNNFLHHHVENIILSCLECKNAPLIEHLLHECNLVGKILEAEKNFTLKDSNKPTVPAEGRLPPRIGNIGHLTRISNKLIQLGNNNSEIHAYLQENSEWNDWQINVLSKRNTLENIYQWACGRPTALHDRGRDSDDDDYQNRDYDVAALANNLSQAFRYGIYSNDDVDEAQGSLERDDEDVYFDDESAEVVISSLRLGDDQESGSLFTNSNWFAFEDDRVSHERAAGSLASPSPNIEETGVTNGGGHDQVTVGEDDLDDTATSAAVPVSKSEDSDVGKLPNDSVETGSCTTEKPPTWVEWRERPDSSNPSSADEPVSIPNGELQDQGGNGDVDVPEPSPSSSNTEDANITTTGELSKSIDENPSSKPSEPSESGTPSEPAESGTPSEPAESGTPSEPAESGTPSNPSESGCPSEPSESVDGNHPSSDPAATEVVKTVAKAEGTPEVTKDDKDVVNEAEN
- the LOC102629725 gene encoding uncharacterized protein LOC102629725 isoform X2 → MFWRMAGLSTASPVETILDKENFTLEELLDEDDIIQECKALNGRLINFLRERAQVEQLIQYIVVEAPEDAEKRRTFKFPFVACEIFTCEVDIILKTLVEDEELMNLLFSFLEPKDSHSTLLAGYFSKVVICLLLRKTVPLMHYIKAHQEIMARLVDLIGITSIMEVLIRLIGADEHMYTNFTESMQWIEDTNVLEMIVDKFSSSDSPEVHANAAETLCSITRSAPPALAAKISSPNFIGRLFRHALENSRPKSVLVNSLSICISLLDPKRLTLGTYYMFNRQLTHGSTVTVNPETVEGMLGRLGDLLKLLDVSSEESSLLTTYGKLQPPLGKHRLKIVEFISVLLTVGSEAAEKELIRHGAVRRILDLFFEYPYNNFLHHHVENIILSCLECKNAPLIEHLLHECNLVGKILEAEKNFTLKDSNKPTVPAEGRLPPRIGNIGHLTRISNKLIQLGNNNSEIHAYLQENSEWNDWQINVLSKRNTLENIYQWACGRPTALHDRGRDSDDDDYQNRDYDVAALANNLSQAFRYGIYSNDDVDEAQGSLERDDEDVYFDDESAEVVISSLRLGDDQESGSLFTNSNWFAFEDDRVSHERAAGSLASPSPNIEETGVTNGGGHDQVTVGEDDLDDTATSAAVPVSKSEDSDVGKLPNDSVETGSCTTEKPPTWVEWRERPDSSNPSSADEPVSIPNGELQDQGGNGDVDVPEPSPSSSNTEDANITTTGELSKSIDENPSSKPSEPSESGTPSEPAESGTPSEPAESGTPSEPAESGTPSNPSESGCPSEPSESVDGNHPSSDPAATEVVKTVAKAEGTPEVTKDDKDVVNEAEN